In Mycobacterium sp. Aquia_213, the sequence TCGGCGGGTGTACCGCGCGAAGCGGCACCGCTTTCCAGAGGCATCGTCGCCTTGGCGCGGTCCTGTTGCCTGAGAGGTTGACGGAGAGGTGTTGCTCCTTCGGCGTCCATGGCTGGCGGCCACAGAACTCTCCCGCGCGGGCGTGATGCACCGCCCAGTTTACCCGGGAGTGAAGCCCGATACACGAAATAACCCAACAATGCGTGTCGAGCAAATAAACAGTGGGTAGCTAGCCGATTTTGCGGTCGCGATGCTTGCGCCGCGAGGCCAGCTCGTCCTCCGGCGCCGCAATCGACTCGCCACCATCGGCGCGCTCACCTGGGAAGTCGGCGATAACGCCGGTCAACTCCCGCATGGCGCCCGACACGGCGATGCCGAACACGCCCTGGCCGCCCTGCAGCAGGTCGACCACCTCTTCGGCCGACGTGCACTCATAAACGGTGGTGCCGTCCGAGAACAACGTGATGTTGGCCAGATCCTCGACGCCGCGCTGACGCAGATGGTCGACGGCGACGCGGATGTTGTGCAGCGAAATGCCGGTGTCGAGCAGCCGCTTGACGATCTTGAGAACCAGGATGTCCTTGAAGGAGTACAGCCGCTGGCTGCCGGATCCGGCCGCGCTGCGAATCGATGGCACTACCAACGAGGTGCGTGCCCAGTAGTCCAGCTGCCGGTAGGTGATTCCGGCGATCTGGCAGGCGCTCGGCCCGCGGTAGCCGACCAGCTCGTCCGGCACCGAATCGTCAGGAAATAGCCCGGGCTGCACGGGGCCGCTGGCCACGGTGACGCTCGGTTCACCGTTGGTCGCGGCGTCCGCGTGGTCAGCAAGGTCCAGCTGTTCTTGACGTGGCTGGTCGCTCACAGTGGTTCCTCTCGCCGTTCACGCTCTCGTCACTAGCTGCGTCCACTGACTGCCGGTACAGCAGCGTTTGGCTAAGGCCCGAGTGCTTGAGAGCTTACGCTGTTCGATCGCCGCCGTGCCTTAACTCGTCCTCAAAGTATGGCCGCCTTAAGGGCTACCGGCGTGCTATCCATCAGGCGTGTCGACATCACAGTGTCAGATGAGACGGATCCGTGATATCGACGGCCGAGCTAACTGCGGGCCGGCGACCCTACTGACCCGCTGTTTCACGATGTGCGTCGATGCGGGGCCGTTGGGATTGCGGGCTTAGGTGGCCTTGAAGTCGTCGGGCGACACGCTGTCGAGAAACTCCTTGAATTTCTCCACCTCGTCCTCCCGCACGGCGGTGTTGGACTCCTCGTCGCTCTCGTCGGGGATCAGCAGACCCGCCTGGGCGAGAACGGCCTCCTCGACGTAGATCGGGACACCGACCCGAAGCGCGATCGCCACCGAGTCCGAGGGCCGCGCCGACACGGTGATGTTGCGGTCGAAGACGAGGTCGGCGTAGAAAGTGCCTTCCTGCAGATCGACGATCCGGACCTCTTTGAGTGAATGCCCAAGTGCTGCAATGAGATCCCGAATCAGATCATGGGTCAGCGGGCGGGGCGGCTCGACACCTTGTTGCTCGAGCGCAATGGCGGCGGCTTCGGACTGTCCAATCCAAATCGGCAGGTAGCGGTCACCGTTGGCCTCACGCAACAACAGCACCGGCTGGTTCTGCGGCTGCTCGACGCGAATGCCGACAACACGAACTTCACCCATTTGTGTCTGTCCTCCGCACATGCCGCCGTGTCCGACTTTCACTCGGCGCGACGACCCGGTGGAGCACCCTTCCTCTCCGTGCCGCCGAACACCAAGTGTTGAGGGAAGTCTAGTCCTCAGCGTCGCAGAACGTCGCGAACGGCCGACTTGATCAGCGACGTGTGCAAAGTAATTGCGAGTGCGGCAACCTCGCGCGCCAGGTCGTCGGCGCGATCGCGGGCGCCCGCCTTGTCGGCCTTGATTAGCGGCCCGGCGATTTGGGCGATCAGGTCGGACTGGCGGTCGGCGGCCGAGCGGAAGGCACGCAGATGCCGCGGCTCGACGCCGTAGTCGGACAACGCTCGTGCGCACTGCAGGATTACGACGGTGTGCTCGTCGAAGAATCCCCCCGGACCGTTGGTGATCACCCCGGCTTTGGCCAGTGCGGTCAGCAGGTCTTCGTCCACCCCCGCGCGTTCCAGGAGGTCCTCCCGACTCAACCGGATGCGAGTGGGGGCCACCGCGGCCGCGTCGGGTCCGGTCTCGGGGGCGGCGTCGCTGTCGGTCACCGAAACCAATCGCGGTACGCCATAAGGCGATCCGAACGGCGGCAATTCGCCGTCGGGCTGGGCATCCAGCTGCGCCCGGATCACCTTCAACGGTAGGTAATGGTCGCGCTGCGCGGTGAGGATGAAGCGCAGTCGCGCACAGTCATACGCGGTGAATCTGCGGTATCCCGACGCGGCGCGCTGCGGTGTCACCAGTCCCTCTGCTTCCAAGAACCGAATCTTGGAGATCGTGACATCGGGGAAATCCGGCCTCAACAGGTCCAAGACCGCCCCAATCGACATCCCGGCCAGGGCCGAGCTATCGGGTGCGCTCACTAGCCTCCGGATCCTCCGTCGTCGTCACCTTTGGGTCCCGTCAGGAACACCAAGCGGAACTTGCCGATCTGTACTTCGTCACCGTTAGCCAGCACTGCCGAGTCCACCGGCTCGCGATTGACGTAGGTGCCGTTGAGGCTACCCACATCGACCACGTGGAATTCGTTGTTTTCCAACCTGAATTCGGCGTGGCGGCGGCTCACGGTGACGTCATCGAGGAATATGTCGCTGTCGGGGTGCCGGCCGGCCGAGGTGATGGCCTGGTCGAGCAGAAAGCGCGATCCAGCGTTGGGCCCCCGCTTGACGACCAGCAACGCCGAGCCCGCCGGAAGTCCTTCGACCCCGGACACCGTGCTCTCGGAGCCCGACTGCGTGGGGGCGTCCAGTTCGTTCAGGAAGTCGGCGCGGAAAACCGAAGTCGTTTCCACGGTGACTTCGTCAGAAGTCTGGTCATTGTCCATATCCGTCACGCGCTGCTCCTCACTGGCCGCTGTGGCGTTGTCTGACCGGGCCGTTCGGCCGGCTGCCCACTAGGTTTCTGCAACGGTTTCTGCAACCCTGTATTGCCGATTACTTGCCTTTTAACGCTGTTGTGTTGACCGTACCGCGCGGTGGTTCCGAATGCGCTAGCCACCGGCAGGATCGAAAGTCGATCGGTCGGCCGGCCCCCTCTCCCCGGCGCGCAGGGTTGGCAGGGACATTAGCAACCGTCACTCGGTCAGTGTGCCGCGGTAGGCCTCGGCATCGAGCAGCGCGGAAATGGCGGACTCCAACTCCGAGCCGTCCGAGACCTGGATGTCCAGCAGCCAGCCGGCTTCGTAGGGATCGGAATTGACCAGCTGTGGACTGCCTTCCAGGTCGCCGTTGACGGCAGTCACCGTGCCGGACAGCGGCGCGAACAAGTCCGAGACGGATTTCGTCGATTCCACTTCGCCGAACGATTCGCCCGCGGTCACCTCGGTGCCCACGTCGGGCAGCTGGACGAAAACGACGTCGCCCAGCGCCGATTGCGCGAAGTCGGTGATTCCGACCCGCACGGTGTCGTCACCGCTCCGGCGAACCCACTCATGTTCGGCGGTGTAGTGCAGATCGGGCGGGATATCGCTCACGGTAATCCTGTTCTGGTCTTCCAATAGGGACGTGCTCACTTGACGGGCTGAGCGTATTGGTGCGGTTTTGGTTGTCGCAAGGTGGTCACGTCGATGTGGTCGCTCTGCTGCACGGACATTTTTCCGCCGACCCGCTTGATGCTGTCCTCGGCACCGCCGGGAATGTTCATCGCCGCGGCGAGCGTGGGCGGATCGCCAATCGCGAGAATCGAATACGGCGGCGACAGCGCCTTCGTGTCGATGGTCAGCGAACCGGGCGTGCCGACCACCCAGGTGTCGACGCCCACCCGCACCGACTGGTGTCCGCCGTTGACCTCGATCGCCTCCGCGCCGGCGGCCCGCAACTCATTGATCACGTCAAGCATTACCTCGGGTGATACCCCGGGACCGGGGTCATCGACGGTGATGGTGACGCCGGGCCCGGTCGCGCCCACGGCGCCGACCAGGATGGACAGCGCGGCCAGTCGGGCCTGCGCACTTTGGATCGCGGCCTGGTCGGTGTTGCCGGACGCCTGCAACGAATTCAGCGTGTTCTGCAGTTCGTTGACTTCGCCGTTGAGCGTGCCCTCACGCTGTCGCAGCGAATCCAGCAGGACGAGTAGATCCGCGGGGCGCGCCGTGTCCAGGGAGTCGCCCGACCGGGTCTGGCGGACCTGGGTGACGATGGCGACGCCCAGGACCAGACAGAGCAGGACGGCCAGGGTGCCGAACATCAACCGCGACCGCCCACTGCGCAGCATCCCGGACAACCCGGTCCGGCCCACCGCTCCGATCTCGGGGCGCGGACTCTTCGCGGGCAGTTCGTGGCGACCACGCTGCGCGGCGTCGTCGGCATCGGGTCTGGAGTCGTCGTGCCGGGTTGGCGCGTCAGCACTTTCGCCGGGCGTGCCGTCTGGCTGGTCCTCGCTCACGCTGACCTCATTTCGGTCACGCCCCGAAGAGCCGGCGCCGCAGCGCGGCGGCGTTGCCGAAGATGCGGATGCCCAACACGACGATGATGGCCGTGGACAACTGCGTCCCGACGCCCAGCTGGTCGCCCACGTAGACGATCAGCGCCGCCACAAAGACGTTGAACACGAACGAAATCACGAAGACTTTGGGGTCGAAGATCCGCTCGAGGTAGGCGCGCAGTCCGCCGAAGACCGCGTCGAGCGCGGCGACGACCGCGATGGGCAGATACGGCTGGACGACCTCGGGCACAGCGGGATGGAAAACCAGA encodes:
- a CDS encoding MerR family transcriptional regulator, which encodes MSDQPRQEQLDLADHADAATNGEPSVTVASGPVQPGLFPDDSVPDELVGYRGPSACQIAGITYRQLDYWARTSLVVPSIRSAAGSGSQRLYSFKDILVLKIVKRLLDTGISLHNIRVAVDHLRQRGVEDLANITLFSDGTTVYECTSAEEVVDLLQGGQGVFGIAVSGAMRELTGVIADFPGERADGGESIAAPEDELASRRKHRDRKIG
- a CDS encoding bifunctional nuclease family protein, which gives rise to MGEVRVVGIRVEQPQNQPVLLLREANGDRYLPIWIGQSEAAAIALEQQGVEPPRPLTHDLIRDLIAALGHSLKEVRIVDLQEGTFYADLVFDRNITVSARPSDSVAIALRVGVPIYVEEAVLAQAGLLIPDESDEESNTAVREDEVEKFKEFLDSVSPDDFKAT
- a CDS encoding MerR family transcriptional regulator, which encodes MSAPDSSALAGMSIGAVLDLLRPDFPDVTISKIRFLEAEGLVTPQRAASGYRRFTAYDCARLRFILTAQRDHYLPLKVIRAQLDAQPDGELPPFGSPYGVPRLVSVTDSDAAPETGPDAAAVAPTRIRLSREDLLERAGVDEDLLTALAKAGVITNGPGGFFDEHTVVILQCARALSDYGVEPRHLRAFRSAADRQSDLIAQIAGPLIKADKAGARDRADDLAREVAALAITLHTSLIKSAVRDVLRR
- the garA gene encoding glycogen accumulation regulator GarA, with translation MDNDQTSDEVTVETTSVFRADFLNELDAPTQSGSESTVSGVEGLPAGSALLVVKRGPNAGSRFLLDQAITSAGRHPDSDIFLDDVTVSRRHAEFRLENNEFHVVDVGSLNGTYVNREPVDSAVLANGDEVQIGKFRLVFLTGPKGDDDGGSGG
- the gcvH gene encoding glycine cleavage system protein GcvH, which produces MSDIPPDLHYTAEHEWVRRSGDDTVRVGITDFAQSALGDVVFVQLPDVGTEVTAGESFGEVESTKSVSDLFAPLSGTVTAVNGDLEGSPQLVNSDPYEAGWLLDIQVSDGSELESAISALLDAEAYRGTLTE
- a CDS encoding DUF881 domain-containing protein; the protein is MSEDQPDGTPGESADAPTRHDDSRPDADDAAQRGRHELPAKSPRPEIGAVGRTGLSGMLRSGRSRLMFGTLAVLLCLVLGVAIVTQVRQTRSGDSLDTARPADLLVLLDSLRQREGTLNGEVNELQNTLNSLQASGNTDQAAIQSAQARLAALSILVGAVGATGPGVTITVDDPGPGVSPEVMLDVINELRAAGAEAIEVNGGHQSVRVGVDTWVVGTPGSLTIDTKALSPPYSILAIGDPPTLAAAMNIPGGAEDSIKRVGGKMSVQQSDHIDVTTLRQPKPHQYAQPVK
- a CDS encoding small basic family protein — its product is MIGIAALVVGIVLGLVFHPAVPEVVQPYLPIAVVAALDAVFGGLRAYLERIFDPKVFVISFVFNVFVAALIVYVGDQLGVGTQLSTAIIVVLGIRIFGNAAALRRRLFGA